From Azospirillum brasilense:
TCGCCCGGCACGACCTTGGAGGCGAAGGTGCCCTGCGGCCAGCCCAGCAAGGCGGCGAGCATCTGGCCGGTCTGGTTGCAGTCGTCGTCGATCGCCTGCTTGCCCAGGATGACCAGGGTCGGGCCTTCCTTGTCGACCAGCGCCTTGAGCACCTTGGCGACGGCCAGCGGCTGCGTCTCGGCGTCGGTCTGGACCAGGATGCCGCGGTCGGCGCCCATGGCGAGGCCGGTGCGCAGCGTCTCCTGGGCGGCCGTCGGGCCGACGGTGACCACGATGACCTCGGTCGCCTTGCCGGCTTCCTTGAGGCGGACGGCCTCCTCGACGGCGATCTCGTCGAAGGGGTTCATGCTCATCTTCACGTTGGCGGTCTCAACGCCGGAGCCGTCCGCCTTGACGCGGATCTTGACGTTGTAATCGACCACCCGCTTGACCGGGACGAGGACCTTCATATCCCACCCTTTTCTTGAATTATGCAGGCGCACCTTCGCCGCTGGCGCCGAATCGGGCAGCTTGTGACAGCGCTGCGAC
This genomic window contains:
- a CDS encoding electron transfer flavoprotein subunit beta/FixA family protein, translating into MKVLVPVKRVVDYNVKIRVKADGSGVETANVKMSMNPFDEIAVEEAVRLKEAGKATEVIVVTVGPTAAQETLRTGLAMGADRGILVQTDAETQPLAVAKVLKALVDKEGPTLVILGKQAIDDDCNQTGQMLAALLGWPQGTFASKVVPGEGAVTVTREIDGGLETVQLTLPAVVTADLRLNEPRYASLPNIMKAKKKPIETLAPDALGVDVAPRLTTLKVAEPAKRKAGVKVADVAALVDKLKNEARVI